One window of the Peromyscus leucopus breed LL Stock chromosome 17, UCI_PerLeu_2.1, whole genome shotgun sequence genome contains the following:
- the LOC119089245 gene encoding tudor domain-containing protein 1-like, with translation MSSQCDFAPVEMTASLAPRPITRAALGGRGETSVNVNLPPNMMPRNNLEASTCKMAEPFNFEKKESKLPPQDSLRSPVAQHNHPNFRLKSPESGNKKNSFLLCEQSKPYLASQEDNSVISSNPACINGEVCGTKGDRKTSTGNPGSPLSLENSSPPNQVKTKPNNNVSPEKSKKSHKLFENALSVNNPALFNSLGPPLRSTTCHRCGLFGSLRCSQCKQTYYCSTACQRRDWSSHSTICRPVQQSLHKLEDNKSPFETKSTEGKNEQSECPLGITKDMTTGTERVMLSDLRSLQLKKTMEIKGTITEFKHPSNFYIQLYSSEVLEYMNQLSTSLKETYANMVPEDGYLPVKGEVCVAKYTVDQTWNRAIIQGIDVLQKKAQVLYIDYGNEEVIPIDRIHPLNKSIDLFPPSAIKCFVAGVIPAEGEWSEACVVSVKALLLEQYCSVLMGGL, from the exons ATGAGCAGCCAATGTGATTTTGCTCCTGTGGAGATGACGGCTTCTTTGGCCCCGCGGCCAAT CACGAGAGCGGCCTTGGGCGGCCGAGGCGAGACTTCAGTGAATGTTAACTTGCCACCTAATATGATGCCACGAAATAATTTGGAAGCCTCTACTTGTAAAATGGCAGAGCcatttaattttgagaaaaaggaaagcaagctTCCACCACAGGACTCACTAAGAAGCCCTGTAGCACAGCATAACCATCCCAATTTCAGACTCAAAAGCCCAGAGAgtggaaataaaaagaacagtttcttgctttGTGAGCAAAGCAAACCGTATTTAGCTAGTCAGGAAGACAATTCAGTGATCTCCTCAAACCCTGCTTGTATCAATGGAGAAGTCTGTGGGaccaaaggagacaggaagacatCAACAGGAAACCCAGGGTCACCATTAAGCCTTGAAAACAGTTCACCACCCAACCAAGTCAAAACTAAGCCCAACAATAACGTGTCtcctgaaaaatcaaaaaaatcccACAAGTTGTTTGAGAATGCCTTGTCTGTAAATAATCCAGCACTCTTCAACTCTTTAGGACCACCCCTTCGGTCAACAACCTGCCATCGCTGTGGTCTGTTTGGCTCACTGAGGTGTTCCCAGTGCAAGCAGACATACTACTGCTCCACGGCGTGCCAGAGGAGGGACTGGTCTTCCCACAGCACCATCTGCAGACCTGTACAGCAAAGTTTGCACAAGCTTGAAGATAATAAATCACCGTTTGAAACGAAGAGCACTGAAGGGAAAAATGAGCAGAGTGAGTGTCCCCTTGGGATTACTAAAGACATGACTACTGGTACTGAGAGAGTGATGCTTTCTGACTTGAGAAGTCTCCAACTCAAGAAAACTATGGAAATAAAGGGCACAATTACTGAATTCAAGCACCCAAGTAACTTTTATATCCAGTTGTATTCTTCGGAGGTTTTAGAATACATGAACCAACTCTCTACAAGCTTGAAAGAAACATATGCAAATATGGTGCCTGAAGATGGTTATCTGCCTGTTAAGGGGGAAGTTTGTGTTGCCAAGTACACGGTTGATCAGACCTGGAACAGAGCGATAATACAAGGCATTGATGTGTTACAGAAGAAGGCTCAAGTCTTGTACATTGACTACGGAAATGAAGAAGTAATTCCCATAGACAGAATCCACCCGCTAAACAAGAGCATTGACTTGTTTCCTCCTTCTGCTATAAAGTGCTTTGTGGCAGGTGTCATCCCAGCTGAGGGAGAGTGGAGCGAGGCCTGTGTGGTGTCCGTCAAGGCCCTGCTCCTGGAGCAGTACTGCTCG GTCTTAATGGGTGGCTTGTAG